A DNA window from Sphaeramia orbicularis chromosome 22, fSphaOr1.1, whole genome shotgun sequence contains the following coding sequences:
- the cep170ba gene encoding centrosomal protein of 170 kDa protein B isoform X3, giving the protein MSVTSWFLVSSSGTRHRLPREMIFVGRDDCELMLQSRSVDKQHAVINYDPNTDEHMVKDLGSLNGTFVNDLRIPDQTYITLKLSDVIRFGYDAHVYILEKNQHKVPEEALKHEKYTSQLQLSIKALEAKAKEKQLLQSPEKSKDFVSKVKLQDKAERRAHSLTAPTDSPISKPTPLYGQPSWWGDDEDPANKKQSRGGKQPGQESSESAKESSRYEVNGSLSDSQAKSIFSYRREPSYFEIPTKEFQQRPAKKPEPQVYEVPTKDTPNSSESVPSTPTPPVVQSHASFTIEFDECTPGKMKIKDHITKFSFRQQRRLSSSDIATTPTEVMSAESKVADWLVHSNASMMRRRSRTEDMYSTNSDPSMLKSTKTNHWEDGTRSDSGRINGNEFLNSEPQPMPQDSPQPLRNSPPQRFASPTSEEPLPNSPPESQSLSGLGKAEPHQAFVIEFFDENSRKKRSQSFTTNSTQAELPGQRPQVDKSRKSTSPTEERHSPSPASTTPPTQRYTVPLKGPASTGHQRAGSLRREKAEDRISNSFSSRSTSSVSIRPFSSVGRKSKLAQEFTAELLKQAKQGSSSKEKNASSSTGAETAAVSLSNTPYKPQTSSPIYKPVPLKAPVMPLAAEKVEIKGPQGGPRNEEEDSLSDAGTYTIEADVQDKELEEARSKIDQVFGVVDSPERTNQSEAETSATFRPVIVEDREQHRQSSCGEVQSAGSVLPGAPKWMSCWASLADSYTESGPSSSHFDTSTQMELSGGAQGPVRHKATLSQGCDGADTNSSGAQTILSKVPPGQKSDIPTPSIHVHYDLHSTFDVDESSSVTPRSQSSLHRLSVQDDVEPDSLSDASKSDDGSIIERRRRPLPDTEERKKEDNPTMSVKSTSFYIGSDDTVSKSEDRGSKPSTPKMERKQVAKTFSTATLTKRRSSQDSGKVKPSGSAPVLRAQSPETREGGVTSLVRQESFTKDRPSNARLPNISSQPIQRSPEPESFPGSCNQDTRSYLRETEDVLVALEAKLQAAQSVPTPSPVMDSLSGESDVDTSSTVSQHSNRTKQNTVTAKPSNSGFHREKSSMSTASQDSNNQSSASERVTEKRFSQGVDRNHKTETFRRPVGLRRSSGKCGSTDLSDDPQGSNVPFSDQESNAKHTSKKYTVPLQREDAKNSKVALGRTNSLSAPRATRASMLRRARLGESDNEGTETDRLSQEAGNAPVKQPQETKKLSRLDMLAMPRKRTSSFNTPSDTEASSTPQWTGRTTGFSNRSTDGSGTSVRRASGPGPKPAERPQKAALTKAPVSRGRSGSAKYASSTATSHGPRNQPRPQPVVALRSKPRSRDSEDENHEGDAFHNWSNHSAEIARLSQDLAKDLAILAREIHDVAGDGDQQNCGAESGAPTSTVTDHEQNIPEAGSNYQRAPPGSAAAKDPEQNSSDGEQKLRQRAQSRDEVIVDNVMLNPVSQIIVAIRENTEELTEKIKVLFQDKMDMWEEIEAKLDSENDLPVVKTSNKEMTSILKELRRVQWQLEVLNTVIEPSGQSEATRTSAPPVSSSGVRSSKPTSSRDWRTVHSVSKRGGGPRPGESIRRAAVTPNDVREGYLV; this is encoded by the exons ATGAGTGTGACATCATGGTTCCTGGTCAGCAGCTCTGGCACACGCCACCGGTTGCCACGGGAGATGATCTTTGTTGGCCGGGATGATTGCGAGCTAATGCTACAG TCACGCAGTGTGGACAAACAACACGCCGTGATCAACTATGACCCaaacacagatgaacacatgGTAAAGGATCTGGGAAGCCTGAATGGG aCATTTGTGAATGACCTCAGAATCCCAGACCAGACGTACATCACCCTCAAGCTTTCAGATGTTATTCGCTTCGGTTATG ATGCTCATGTTTATATCTTGGAGAAGAATCAACACAAGGTCCCAGAGGAAGCTCTTAAA CATGAAAAGTACACCAGCCAGTTACAGCTTAGTATAAAAGCCCTGGAGGCCAAGGCGAAGGAAAAACAGCTACTCCAGAGCCCAGAGAAGAGCAAAGACTTTGTCTCAAAAGTTAAACTGCAAGACAAGGCCGAGAGAAGAGCCCACTCACTCACAG CGCCTACAGATTCGCCGATATCCAAGCCTACTCCACTGTACGGCCAGCCATCGTGGTGGGGGGACGATGAAGACCcagcaaacaaaaaacagagcagAGGAGGAAAGCAGCCAGGACAGGAGTCATCAG AGTCTGCCAAAGAGTCCTCCAGATATGAGGTCAACGGTTCTCTGTCTGACAGCCAGGCCAAGTCCATTTTCTCCTACCGCCGAGAGCCCAGCTACTTTGAGATCCCAACAAAGGAGTTCCAGCAACGACCTGCCAAGAAACCCGAGCCACAAGTTTACGAAGTTCCAACAAAGGACACCCCAAATTCTTCAGAGTCTGTCCCCTCCACCCCCACACCTCCTGTGGTCCAAAGCCATGCATCCTTCACTATTGAATTTGATGAGTGCACACCAGGCAAAATGAAGATCAAGGACCACATTACAAAGTTTTCATTCCGCCAGCAGAGAAGGCTGTCATCCTCAGATATTGCTACCACACCAACTGAGGTGATGTCAGCAGAAAGTAAAGTTGCTGATTGGCTGGTCCACAGCAATGCTAGCATGATGCGGAGGAGGTCTCGGACTGAAGACATGTACAGCACAAACAGTGATCCATCAATGCTCAAAAGCACAAAGA CAAACCACTGGGAAGATGGCACTCGCAGTGATTCAGGAAGGATCAATGGAAATGAATTTCTCAACTCAGAACCTCAGCCTATGCCCCAAGATTCTCCACAACCACTGAGAAACTCCCCTCCTCAACGTTTTGCATCTCCCACCTCAGAGGAGCCCTTGCCAAACTCTCCACCAGAGTCTCAGTCACTTTCTGGGCTTGGCAAGGCTGAGCCTCACCAAGCTTTTGTTATTGAATTTTTTGATGAAAACTCAAGAAAGAAGCGTTCTCAATCCTTCACTACCAACAGTACGCAGGCTGAGCTCCCAGGGCAAAGGCCACAAGTGGACAAGTCAAGGAAGAGTACAAGCCCAACTGAGGAGAGACATTCTCCATCTCCCGCCTCCACTACTCCCCCAACCCAGCGATACACTGTCCCCTTGAAAGGTCCTGCTTCCACAGGTCACCAGAGAGCTGGCTCTCTGAGAAGGGAGAAGGCAGAGGACCGAATCAGCAACAGCTTCTCCTCTCGTTCTACATCCTCTGTTTCTATAAGGCCGTTTAGCAGCGTTGGACGGAAATCCAAACTTGCCCAGGAATTTACAGCTGAACTGCTCAAACAAGCAAAGCAGGGGTCTTCTTCTAAGGAGAAAAATGCATCCAGTTCTACTGGCGCTGAAACAGCAGCAGTGTCTTTGTCAAATACTCCCTACAAGCCACAGACCTCCTCTCCTATCTACAAACCTGttcccctcaaggctccagtcaTGCCACTAGCAGCTGAGAAAGTGGAAATCAAGGGCCCCCAGGGTGGCCCCAGAAATGAAGAGGAAGACAGTTTGAGTGATGCAGGAACCTACACTATTGAAGCAGATGTCCAAGATAAAGAGCTGGAGGAGGCTCGGAGCAAGATAGACCAG GTGTTTGGTGTGGTTGACAGTCCAGAGAGAACCAACCAGAGTGAAGCAGAAACATCAGCCACATTTAGGCCTGTTATTGTTGAGGACAGGGAGCAGCATAGACAGAGTAGCTGTGGGGAG GTTCAGTCGGCAGGTTCAGTCTTACCAGGGGCTCCTAAGTGGATGTCCTGCTGGGCCAGCTTGGCAGACAGCTACACAGAATCTGGCCCTTCGTCTAGCCACTTTGACACCTCTACCCAGATGGAGCTGTCAGGAGGGG CACAAGGACCAGTCAGGCACAAGGCCACGCTCAGCCAGGGCTGTGACGGCGCAGACACCAACAGTTCAGGGGCCCAAACCATCCTGTCTAAGGTACCACCAGGACAGAAGAGTGACATTCCAACTCCCAGTATTCATGTTCATTATGACCTGCATTCAACATTTGATGTCGACGAGAGCAGCTCGGTGACCCCCAGATCTCAGTCCAGCCTTCACAGGTTGTCAGTACAGGACGATGTGGAGCCTGACAGCCTGAGTGACGCCAGTAAGTCAGATGATGGCTCGATCATAGAACGGAGAAGGAGACCTCTGCCTGACACAGAAGAGAGGAAAAAAGAGGATAATCCCACAATGTCTGTCAAGTCCACATCATTTTACATTGGGTCAGATGACACTGTGTCTAAATCAGAAGATAGGGGCTCAAAACCAAGCACTCCAAAGATGGAGAGAAAACAAGTAGCCAAAACTTTCTCAACAGCCACTCTGACCAAACGTAGAAGTAGCCAAGACTCTGGAAAGGTTAAGCCCAGTGGGTCAGCGCCTGTCCTGAGAGCTCAGAGTCCTGAGACCAGGGAGGGTGGAGTAACGTCTCTGGTCAGACAGGAGAGCTTCACCAAGGACCGGCCCAGCAATGCCAGGTTACCCAACATCTCCAGCCAGCCCATACAGAGGAGCCCAGAACCAGAATCATTCCCGGGGTCCTGCAATCAGGACACTCGCTCTTATCTCAGAGAAACTGAAGATGTTCTAGTTGCTCTGGAGGCCAAGCTCCAAGCAGCACAAAGTGTACCCACGCCATCTCCGGTAATGGACTCTCTTTCTGGGGAATCTGATGTGGACACCTCTAGCACAGTCAGCCAACACAGCAACAGGACCAAGCAAAACACAGTAACTGCAAAACCCTCTAATAGTGGCTTTCACAGGGAGAAGTCTTCAATGAGTACAGCTAGTCAGGACTCTAATAACCAATCCTCTGCATCTGAGCGTGTGACAGAAAAGCGATTCTCTCAGGGAGTAGACAGAAACCATAAGACTGAGACTTTCAGAAGACCAGTTGGACTTCGACGTAGTTCAGGGAAATGTGGCTCCACTGATCTAAGTGACGACCCTCAGGGCTCCAATGTTCCGTTTTCTGATCAAGAATCAAACGCAAAACACACAAGCAAGAAATACACAGTGCCGCTTCAGAGGGAGGATGCCAAAAACTCCAAAGTGGCCTTAGGTCGCACTAACAGTTTATCAGCTCCAAGAGCCACTAGGGCATCGATGCTCCGAAGAGCTCGCCTTGGAGAGTCTGATAACGAgggcacagagacagacaggctgTCGCAGGAGGCAGGCAATGCCCCGGTAAAGCAACCCCAGGAAACCAAGAAACTCTCCAGACTGGATATGCTGGCAATGCCACGTAAGCGGACCAGTTCTTTCAACACACCAAGTGACACTGAAGCCTCTTCCACCCCACAGTGGACAGGCAGGACCACAGGATTCTCCAACCGCAGCACAGACGGCAGCGGCACCTCTGTTCGCAGGGCCTCTGGACCGGGGCCGAAGCCGGCTGAAAGACCACAGAAAGCAGCACTTACTAAGGCCCCTGTCAGTCGAGGACGCTCCGGTAGTGCCAAATACGCCAGTAGCACAGCAA CTTCCCACGGCCCTCGCAATCAGCCTCGACCCCAACCGGTGGTCGCACTGCGTTCGAAACCTCGGTCTAGAGATTCAGAGGACGAGAACCATGAAGGAGATGCCTTCCACAACTGGTCTAATCACAGTGCTGAGATTGCACG GTTGAGTCAAGACCTGGCTAAAGACCTAGCCATCCTGGCAAGAGAGATCCATGATGTGGCAGGTGATGGTGATCAACAGAACTGTGGAGCAGAGAGCGGTGCACCCACATCCACAGTGACTGATCATGAACag AACATTCCAGAGGCCGGATCAAACTACCAGAGAGCACCACCAGGTTCTGCTGCTGCAAAAGACCCTGAGCAGAATTCAAGTGACGGTGAACAGAAACTTAGGCAGCGGGCTCAGAGCAGAGACGAG GTCATTGTAGACAATGTGATGCTGAATCCAGTGTCTCAGATCATCGTGGCCATTAGAGAAAACACAGAGGAGCTCACTGAGAAAATAAA GGTACTGTTTCAGGACAAGATGGACATGTGGGAGGAAATTGAAGCAAAACTTGATTCTGAAAATGACCTTCCTGTTGTCAAAACTTCAAACAAG GAAATGACATCGATCTTGAAAGAGCTCAGAAGAGTTCAGTGGCAGCTCGAGG TCCTCAATACAGTTATAGAGCCCAGTGGCCAGTCTGAAGCGACCCGGACCTCAGCGCCTCCTGTCTCTTCATCTGGAGTTCGGTCCTCCAAACCCACATCCTCACGTGACTGGAGGACGGTCCACTCTGTGTCCAAACGAGGCGGCGGTCCAAGGCCTGGAGAGAGCATCAGGAGAGCAGCGGTGACACCCAATGATGTCAGGGAGGGATATCTGGTCTGA
- the cep170ba gene encoding centrosomal protein of 170 kDa protein B isoform X2: MSVTSWFLVSSSGTRHRLPREMIFVGRDDCELMLQSRSVDKQHAVINYDPNTDEHMVKDLGSLNGTFVNDLRIPDQTYITLKLSDVIRFGYDAHVYILEKNQHKVPEEALKHEKYTSQLQLSIKALEAKAKEKQLLQSPEKSKDFVSKVKLQDKAERRAHSLTAPTDSPISKPTPLYGQPSWWGDDEDPANKKQSRGGKQPGQESSESAKESSRYEVNGSLSDSQAKSIFSYRREPSYFEIPTKEFQQRPAKKPEPQVYEVPTKDTPNSSESVPSTPTPPVVQSHASFTIEFDECTPGKMKIKDHITKFSFRQQRRLSSSDIATTPTEVMSAESKVADWLVHSNASMMRRRSRTEDMYSTNSDPSMLKSTKTNHWEDGTRSDSGRINGNEFLNSEPQPMPQDSPQPLRNSPPQRFASPTSEEPLPNSPPESQSLSGLGKAEPHQAFVIEFFDENSRKKRSQSFTTNSTQAELPGQRPQVDKSRKSTSPTEERHSPSPASTTPPTQRYTVPLKGPASTGHQRAGSLRREKAEDRISNSFSSRSTSSVSIRPFSSVGRKSKLAQEFTAELLKQAKQGSSSKEKNASSSTGAETAAVSLSNTPYKPQTSSPIYKPVPLKAPVMPLAAEKVEIKGPQGGPRNEEEDSLSDAGTYTIEADVQDKELEEARSKIDQVFGVVDSPERTNQSEAETSATFRPVIVEDREQHRQSSCGEVQSAGSVLPGAPKWMSCWASLADSYTESGPSSSHFDTSTQMELSGGGPVRHKATLSQGCDGADTNSSGAQTILSKVPPGQKSDIPTPSIHVHYDLHSTFDVDESSSVTPRSQSSLHRLSVQDDVEPDSLSDASKSDDGSIIERRRRPLPDTEERKKEDNPTMSVKSTSFYIGSDDTVSKSEDRGSKPSTPKMERKQVAKTFSTATLTKRRSSQDSGKVKPSGSAPVLRAQSPETREGGVTSLVRQESFTKDRPSNARLPNISSQPIQRSPEPESFPGSCNQDTRSYLRETEDVLVALEAKLQAAQSVPTPSPVMDSLSGESDVDTSSTVSQHSNRTKQNTVTAKPSNSGFHREKSSMSTASQDSNNQSSASERVTEKRFSQGVDRNHKTETFRRPVGLRRSSGKCGSTDLSDDPQGSNVPFSDQESNAKHTSKKYTVPLQREDAKNSKVALGRTNSLSAPRATRASMLRRARLGESDNEGTETDRLSQEAGNAPVKQPQETKKLSRLDMLAMPRKRTSSFNTPSDTEASSTPQWTGRTTGFSNRSTDGSGTSVRRASGPGPKPAERPQKAALTKAPVSRGRSGSAKYASSTASSRRRQKGSDYTSTSDEEYDTNQSTPKHKRSQPSSASHGPRNQPRPQPVVALRSKPRSRDSEDENHEGDAFHNWSNHSAEIARLSQDLAKDLAILAREIHDVAGDGDQQNCGAESGAPTSTVTDHEQNIPEAGSNYQRAPPGSAAAKDPEQNSSDGEQKLRQRAQSRDEVIVDNVMLNPVSQIIVAIRENTEELTEKIKVLFQDKMDMWEEIEAKLDSENDLPVVKTSNKEMTSILKELRRVQWQLEVLNTVIEPSGQSEATRTSAPPVSSSGVRSSKPTSSRDWRTVHSVSKRGGGPRPGESIRRAAVTPNDVREGYLV, translated from the exons ATGAGTGTGACATCATGGTTCCTGGTCAGCAGCTCTGGCACACGCCACCGGTTGCCACGGGAGATGATCTTTGTTGGCCGGGATGATTGCGAGCTAATGCTACAG TCACGCAGTGTGGACAAACAACACGCCGTGATCAACTATGACCCaaacacagatgaacacatgGTAAAGGATCTGGGAAGCCTGAATGGG aCATTTGTGAATGACCTCAGAATCCCAGACCAGACGTACATCACCCTCAAGCTTTCAGATGTTATTCGCTTCGGTTATG ATGCTCATGTTTATATCTTGGAGAAGAATCAACACAAGGTCCCAGAGGAAGCTCTTAAA CATGAAAAGTACACCAGCCAGTTACAGCTTAGTATAAAAGCCCTGGAGGCCAAGGCGAAGGAAAAACAGCTACTCCAGAGCCCAGAGAAGAGCAAAGACTTTGTCTCAAAAGTTAAACTGCAAGACAAGGCCGAGAGAAGAGCCCACTCACTCACAG CGCCTACAGATTCGCCGATATCCAAGCCTACTCCACTGTACGGCCAGCCATCGTGGTGGGGGGACGATGAAGACCcagcaaacaaaaaacagagcagAGGAGGAAAGCAGCCAGGACAGGAGTCATCAG AGTCTGCCAAAGAGTCCTCCAGATATGAGGTCAACGGTTCTCTGTCTGACAGCCAGGCCAAGTCCATTTTCTCCTACCGCCGAGAGCCCAGCTACTTTGAGATCCCAACAAAGGAGTTCCAGCAACGACCTGCCAAGAAACCCGAGCCACAAGTTTACGAAGTTCCAACAAAGGACACCCCAAATTCTTCAGAGTCTGTCCCCTCCACCCCCACACCTCCTGTGGTCCAAAGCCATGCATCCTTCACTATTGAATTTGATGAGTGCACACCAGGCAAAATGAAGATCAAGGACCACATTACAAAGTTTTCATTCCGCCAGCAGAGAAGGCTGTCATCCTCAGATATTGCTACCACACCAACTGAGGTGATGTCAGCAGAAAGTAAAGTTGCTGATTGGCTGGTCCACAGCAATGCTAGCATGATGCGGAGGAGGTCTCGGACTGAAGACATGTACAGCACAAACAGTGATCCATCAATGCTCAAAAGCACAAAGA CAAACCACTGGGAAGATGGCACTCGCAGTGATTCAGGAAGGATCAATGGAAATGAATTTCTCAACTCAGAACCTCAGCCTATGCCCCAAGATTCTCCACAACCACTGAGAAACTCCCCTCCTCAACGTTTTGCATCTCCCACCTCAGAGGAGCCCTTGCCAAACTCTCCACCAGAGTCTCAGTCACTTTCTGGGCTTGGCAAGGCTGAGCCTCACCAAGCTTTTGTTATTGAATTTTTTGATGAAAACTCAAGAAAGAAGCGTTCTCAATCCTTCACTACCAACAGTACGCAGGCTGAGCTCCCAGGGCAAAGGCCACAAGTGGACAAGTCAAGGAAGAGTACAAGCCCAACTGAGGAGAGACATTCTCCATCTCCCGCCTCCACTACTCCCCCAACCCAGCGATACACTGTCCCCTTGAAAGGTCCTGCTTCCACAGGTCACCAGAGAGCTGGCTCTCTGAGAAGGGAGAAGGCAGAGGACCGAATCAGCAACAGCTTCTCCTCTCGTTCTACATCCTCTGTTTCTATAAGGCCGTTTAGCAGCGTTGGACGGAAATCCAAACTTGCCCAGGAATTTACAGCTGAACTGCTCAAACAAGCAAAGCAGGGGTCTTCTTCTAAGGAGAAAAATGCATCCAGTTCTACTGGCGCTGAAACAGCAGCAGTGTCTTTGTCAAATACTCCCTACAAGCCACAGACCTCCTCTCCTATCTACAAACCTGttcccctcaaggctccagtcaTGCCACTAGCAGCTGAGAAAGTGGAAATCAAGGGCCCCCAGGGTGGCCCCAGAAATGAAGAGGAAGACAGTTTGAGTGATGCAGGAACCTACACTATTGAAGCAGATGTCCAAGATAAAGAGCTGGAGGAGGCTCGGAGCAAGATAGACCAG GTGTTTGGTGTGGTTGACAGTCCAGAGAGAACCAACCAGAGTGAAGCAGAAACATCAGCCACATTTAGGCCTGTTATTGTTGAGGACAGGGAGCAGCATAGACAGAGTAGCTGTGGGGAG GTTCAGTCGGCAGGTTCAGTCTTACCAGGGGCTCCTAAGTGGATGTCCTGCTGGGCCAGCTTGGCAGACAGCTACACAGAATCTGGCCCTTCGTCTAGCCACTTTGACACCTCTACCCAGATGGAGCTGTCAGGAGGGG GACCAGTCAGGCACAAGGCCACGCTCAGCCAGGGCTGTGACGGCGCAGACACCAACAGTTCAGGGGCCCAAACCATCCTGTCTAAGGTACCACCAGGACAGAAGAGTGACATTCCAACTCCCAGTATTCATGTTCATTATGACCTGCATTCAACATTTGATGTCGACGAGAGCAGCTCGGTGACCCCCAGATCTCAGTCCAGCCTTCACAGGTTGTCAGTACAGGACGATGTGGAGCCTGACAGCCTGAGTGACGCCAGTAAGTCAGATGATGGCTCGATCATAGAACGGAGAAGGAGACCTCTGCCTGACACAGAAGAGAGGAAAAAAGAGGATAATCCCACAATGTCTGTCAAGTCCACATCATTTTACATTGGGTCAGATGACACTGTGTCTAAATCAGAAGATAGGGGCTCAAAACCAAGCACTCCAAAGATGGAGAGAAAACAAGTAGCCAAAACTTTCTCAACAGCCACTCTGACCAAACGTAGAAGTAGCCAAGACTCTGGAAAGGTTAAGCCCAGTGGGTCAGCGCCTGTCCTGAGAGCTCAGAGTCCTGAGACCAGGGAGGGTGGAGTAACGTCTCTGGTCAGACAGGAGAGCTTCACCAAGGACCGGCCCAGCAATGCCAGGTTACCCAACATCTCCAGCCAGCCCATACAGAGGAGCCCAGAACCAGAATCATTCCCGGGGTCCTGCAATCAGGACACTCGCTCTTATCTCAGAGAAACTGAAGATGTTCTAGTTGCTCTGGAGGCCAAGCTCCAAGCAGCACAAAGTGTACCCACGCCATCTCCGGTAATGGACTCTCTTTCTGGGGAATCTGATGTGGACACCTCTAGCACAGTCAGCCAACACAGCAACAGGACCAAGCAAAACACAGTAACTGCAAAACCCTCTAATAGTGGCTTTCACAGGGAGAAGTCTTCAATGAGTACAGCTAGTCAGGACTCTAATAACCAATCCTCTGCATCTGAGCGTGTGACAGAAAAGCGATTCTCTCAGGGAGTAGACAGAAACCATAAGACTGAGACTTTCAGAAGACCAGTTGGACTTCGACGTAGTTCAGGGAAATGTGGCTCCACTGATCTAAGTGACGACCCTCAGGGCTCCAATGTTCCGTTTTCTGATCAAGAATCAAACGCAAAACACACAAGCAAGAAATACACAGTGCCGCTTCAGAGGGAGGATGCCAAAAACTCCAAAGTGGCCTTAGGTCGCACTAACAGTTTATCAGCTCCAAGAGCCACTAGGGCATCGATGCTCCGAAGAGCTCGCCTTGGAGAGTCTGATAACGAgggcacagagacagacaggctgTCGCAGGAGGCAGGCAATGCCCCGGTAAAGCAACCCCAGGAAACCAAGAAACTCTCCAGACTGGATATGCTGGCAATGCCACGTAAGCGGACCAGTTCTTTCAACACACCAAGTGACACTGAAGCCTCTTCCACCCCACAGTGGACAGGCAGGACCACAGGATTCTCCAACCGCAGCACAGACGGCAGCGGCACCTCTGTTCGCAGGGCCTCTGGACCGGGGCCGAAGCCGGCTGAAAGACCACAGAAAGCAGCACTTACTAAGGCCCCTGTCAGTCGAGGACGCTCCGGTAGTGCCAAATACGCCAGTAGCACAGCAA GCTCCAGGAGGCGACAGAAAGGCTCTGACTATACTTCTACCTCAGATGAGGAGTATGACACCAACCAGAGCACTCCTAAACACAAACGCTCCCAACCTTCCTCAGCTTCCCACGGCCCTCGCAATCAGCCTCGACCCCAACCGGTGGTCGCACTGCGTTCGAAACCTCGGTCTAGAGATTCAGAGGACGAGAACCATGAAGGAGATGCCTTCCACAACTGGTCTAATCACAGTGCTGAGATTGCACG GTTGAGTCAAGACCTGGCTAAAGACCTAGCCATCCTGGCAAGAGAGATCCATGATGTGGCAGGTGATGGTGATCAACAGAACTGTGGAGCAGAGAGCGGTGCACCCACATCCACAGTGACTGATCATGAACag AACATTCCAGAGGCCGGATCAAACTACCAGAGAGCACCACCAGGTTCTGCTGCTGCAAAAGACCCTGAGCAGAATTCAAGTGACGGTGAACAGAAACTTAGGCAGCGGGCTCAGAGCAGAGACGAG GTCATTGTAGACAATGTGATGCTGAATCCAGTGTCTCAGATCATCGTGGCCATTAGAGAAAACACAGAGGAGCTCACTGAGAAAATAAA GGTACTGTTTCAGGACAAGATGGACATGTGGGAGGAAATTGAAGCAAAACTTGATTCTGAAAATGACCTTCCTGTTGTCAAAACTTCAAACAAG GAAATGACATCGATCTTGAAAGAGCTCAGAAGAGTTCAGTGGCAGCTCGAGG TCCTCAATACAGTTATAGAGCCCAGTGGCCAGTCTGAAGCGACCCGGACCTCAGCGCCTCCTGTCTCTTCATCTGGAGTTCGGTCCTCCAAACCCACATCCTCACGTGACTGGAGGACGGTCCACTCTGTGTCCAAACGAGGCGGCGGTCCAAGGCCTGGAGAGAGCATCAGGAGAGCAGCGGTGACACCCAATGATGTCAGGGAGGGATATCTGGTCTGA